Genomic DNA from Schistosoma haematobium chromosome 1, whole genome shotgun sequence:
GACTGTTAGTGCATATGTCAAATGTTTGCGAAACTGTTCATTTTAGGGAATTACATTGCCAATATAAATCAGTAACTTGTCCAACCCTAGACCACGATTGTTGGTGAACGCGCCATTAGAAGAGGCTACCGCTGATTTAATTCAAGGGTCCAAAATCTTTTTGATAAAATTGAAGCCCGTGGAAACAAACAAGTTGCCTGAACAAACACAAGCATGAAAAAGGTTTTAAGGGCAGTTTGTAAATTTTGATACAATTGCGAAATCATAGCAGTCTCGGAAGAAGTTATTTCATTATCTTTAGTGGTAATTTCTTTGTCCAGTTATCTTATCATCTTCCTCAAAAGACAAACGAAATCCTTCGATGGTCTTTTAGTCACCTTGACTTCTTGCGTATTGGACAGTGAAAGGTATGTTCTGGCGACCTTGGGCGGACGCACTGTTGTTTCGCGATCATTCCATTGCAGCAGGGTACTAGCGCTTGTCAACATGGCGAAGTTGGGAGAAGGTGATCCTAGGTGGATTGTAGAGGAAAGAGCAGATgcaaaaaatgttaataattgGCACTGGTCAGATAAAGACGCAACCGGCTGGTCTATAAATAAGATAAAAGAGCTATTGAAAGGTTCTAAGATTGAAAATGACTTATGTAAGTAGTGTCCATCAACTTATTGCTTTTGATATTCTAAAGATTCTTGTAAAATCACTGATATTTCTAAACTTGATGGGGAGGCTAACGTTTATGTCCGAAAAGGAAAGTTAATGTGCTTTTACGAGTGGGAGATTGTGATTGACTGGGAGGGTAAGTTCTATACTATTTTGTATATTGTAGCTGGTTTCCCTACATTTGAACTTTATATTTAAAGTCGAACTCATGATTTAGTGTCGATAGCTTATAGCTCGAATCAAGCAATCATCGGCACCTTAAAGGTCAGGACATTTGAAATGTATGTGAGCGTGCACGTAGACAACCCCATAGTAATGTGATATA
This window encodes:
- the AHSA1_1 gene encoding AHA1, activator of heat shock 90kDa protein ATPase (EggNog:ENOG410V772~COG:O), with the protein product MAKLGEGDPRWIVEERADAKNVNNWHWSDKDATGWSINKIKELLKGSKIENDLYSCKITDISKLDGEANVYVRKGKLMCFYEWEIVIDWEGIVKSSEDKVKIVGKVEVISLIDEYGVNKCETNTSWTSSTDGDLVGSFMKSTGVDFIKSKLEKYITLLKEG
- the AHSA1_1 gene encoding AHA1, activator of heat shock 90kDa protein ATPase, variant 3 (EggNog:ENOG410V772~COG:O) is translated as MAKLGEGDPRWIVEERADAKNVNNWHWSDKDATGWSINKIKELLKGSKIENDLYSCKITDISKLDGEANVYVRKGKLMCFYEWEIVIDWEGIVKSSEDKVKIVGKVEVISLIDEYGVNKCETNTSWTSSTDGDLVGSFMKSTGVDFIKSKLEKYITLLKEVS